One genomic segment of Ipomoea triloba cultivar NCNSP0323 chromosome 9, ASM357664v1 includes these proteins:
- the LOC116030101 gene encoding binding partner of ACD11 1 isoform X1, with translation MQENRRTVRVGNLSDLATDREVREFFSFSGEIEHIEIRREQEQYRTAYVTFKDTKALEIALLLSGATIVDQIVNISLAENYVPQPEIQEVRIVVDNASSIAGEDYSPFAEQDKQTSPGSGRKVYVSKAQDVVSSVLAKGSAIGQDAMNKARAFDEKHRLTATASAKVSSFDQKVGLSEKLTVGISAVNQKVKSVDQRLQVSDKTMAALMAAERKINDTGSAVKSSRYVTAGAAWLNGAFTRVAKAGQAASTKTREKWNLAFSNMTAKDSPLVV, from the exons ATGCAG GAGAACAGAAGAACAGTACGGGTAGGGAATTTATCAGATCTAGCTACCGACAGGGAAGTTCGAGAGTTCTTCTCCTTTTCCGGTGAAATTGAACACATTGAGATTCGACG GGAGCAAGAGCAATACAGGACGGCATATGTTACCTTTAAGGATACGAAAGCTCTTGAAATTGCTCTTTTGTTGTCG GGAGCAACAATAGTGGACCAGATAGTGAACATAAGTCTGGCTGAAAATTATGTACCACAGCCTGAAATTCAG GAAGTAAGGATAGTCGTTGACAATGCTTCAAGCATCGCCGGGGAAGATTACTCACCATTTGCTGAG CAGGACAAACAAACTTCTCCAGGCAGTGGGAGGAAAGTATATGTGAGTAAAGCACAAGATGTTGTCTCAAGTGTGCTAGCAAAAGGTTCAGCTATTGGGCAAGATGCTATGAATAAAGCCAGGGCATTTGATGAGAAGCATCGGTTGACAGCCACTGCATCTGCTAAAGTCAGTTCCTTTGACCAAAAAGTTGGGCTCTCTGAGAAACTGACAGTAGGAATTTCTGCGGTAAACCAGAAAGTTAAATCTGTGGATCAAAGGCTTCAAGTTTCTGATAAAACAATGGCTGCACTTATGGCTGCTGAACGTAAAATAAATGACACTGGATCAGCAGTCAAATCAAGCAG GTATGTAACCGCTGGAGCTGCTTGGCTGAACGGTGCTTTTACTAGGGTGGCAAAAGCTGGGCAGGCTGCTAGTACAAAAACAAGAGAAAAATGGAACTTGGCATTCTCAAATATGACAGCAAAG GATTCTCCTCTGGTTGTATAG
- the LOC116030101 gene encoding binding partner of ACD11 1 isoform X2, giving the protein MQENRRTVRVGNLSDLATDREVREFFSFSGEIEHIEIRREQEQYRTAYVTFKDTKALEIALLLSGATIVDQIVNISLAENYVPQPEIQEVRIVVDNASSIAGEDYSPFAEDKQTSPGSGRKVYVSKAQDVVSSVLAKGSAIGQDAMNKARAFDEKHRLTATASAKVSSFDQKVGLSEKLTVGISAVNQKVKSVDQRLQVSDKTMAALMAAERKINDTGSAVKSSRYVTAGAAWLNGAFTRVAKAGQAASTKTREKWNLAFSNMTAKDSPLVV; this is encoded by the exons ATGCAG GAGAACAGAAGAACAGTACGGGTAGGGAATTTATCAGATCTAGCTACCGACAGGGAAGTTCGAGAGTTCTTCTCCTTTTCCGGTGAAATTGAACACATTGAGATTCGACG GGAGCAAGAGCAATACAGGACGGCATATGTTACCTTTAAGGATACGAAAGCTCTTGAAATTGCTCTTTTGTTGTCG GGAGCAACAATAGTGGACCAGATAGTGAACATAAGTCTGGCTGAAAATTATGTACCACAGCCTGAAATTCAG GAAGTAAGGATAGTCGTTGACAATGCTTCAAGCATCGCCGGGGAAGATTACTCACCATTTGCTGAG GACAAACAAACTTCTCCAGGCAGTGGGAGGAAAGTATATGTGAGTAAAGCACAAGATGTTGTCTCAAGTGTGCTAGCAAAAGGTTCAGCTATTGGGCAAGATGCTATGAATAAAGCCAGGGCATTTGATGAGAAGCATCGGTTGACAGCCACTGCATCTGCTAAAGTCAGTTCCTTTGACCAAAAAGTTGGGCTCTCTGAGAAACTGACAGTAGGAATTTCTGCGGTAAACCAGAAAGTTAAATCTGTGGATCAAAGGCTTCAAGTTTCTGATAAAACAATGGCTGCACTTATGGCTGCTGAACGTAAAATAAATGACACTGGATCAGCAGTCAAATCAAGCAG GTATGTAACCGCTGGAGCTGCTTGGCTGAACGGTGCTTTTACTAGGGTGGCAAAAGCTGGGCAGGCTGCTAGTACAAAAACAAGAGAAAAATGGAACTTGGCATTCTCAAATATGACAGCAAAG GATTCTCCTCTGGTTGTATAG
- the LOC116029209 gene encoding uncharacterized protein LOC116029209, whose translation MEAKVGSVAKCDPVFQWQHEQEYDDLMVHVPEFKTEHLRVLVNSCGILKISGDRPAESSFYKEVIVPPNCNPDEIQAKYVDGILHIIMPKKISDPPQDNKPKPHSSNPSIAVNVAALVAVISVITACSYYMYNSIMGSSS comes from the exons ATGGAGGCCAAGGTTGGATCAGTTGCCAAATGCGATCCTGTCTTCCAATGGCAACACGAACAAGAATACGATGATCTCATGGTCCATGTACCAG AATTCAAGACGGAGCATCTGAGAGTACTAGTCAACAGTTGTGGAATTCTGAAAATTTCCGGGGACCGACCGGCGGAAAGTTCGTTCTACAAGGAAGTTATAGTTCCTCCAAACTGTAACCCTGATGAGATCCAAGCAAAATATGTGGATGGTATTCTCCACATTATAATGCCCAAGAAGATTAGTGATCCCCCACAGGACAATAAACCCAAACCTCACTCTTCAAATCCATCGATTGCCGTCAATGTTGCAGCTCTAGTGGCTGTGATTTCCGTCATCACCGCCTGCTCTTATTACATGTACAACTCAATAATGGGTAGTAGTAGCTAA
- the LOC116029208 gene encoding 5-methyltetrahydropteroyltriglutamate--homocysteine methyltransferase, with amino-acid sequence MASHIVGYPRMGPKRELKFALESFWDGKSSAEDLQKVASELRASIWKQMAGAGIKYIPSNTFSNYDQVLDTTAMLGAVPPRYNWTGGEIGFDTYFSMARGNASVPAMEMTKWFDTNYHFIVPELGPDVKFSYASHKAVNEYKEAKALGVDTVPVLIGPVSYLLLSKPAKGVEKSFQLLSLLDKILPIYKEVVTELKAAGASWIQFDEPTLVLDLEAHQLESFTKAYSELESTLSGLNVLIETYFADVPAEAFKTLTALKGVTAFGFDLVRGSKTVDLIKGGFPSGKYLFAGVVDGRNIWANDLAASSSLLASLEGIVGKDKLVVSTSCSLLHTAVDLINETKLDNEIKSWLAFAAQKVVEVNALAKALVGQKDEAFFSANGAAQASRKSSPRVTNEAVQKAAAALKGSDHRRATNVSARLDAQQKKLNLPVLPTTTIGSFPQTVELRRVRREYKASKISEDEYVKAIKEEISKVVKLQEELDIDVLVHGEPERNDMVEYFGEQLSGFAFTANGWVQSYGSRCVKPPIIYGDVSRPKAMTVFWSSTAQGMTKRPMKGMLTGPVTILNWSFVRNDQPRSETCYQIALAIKDEVEDLEKAGITVIQIDEAALREGLPLRKAEHAFYLNWAVHSFRITNCGIQDTTQIHTHMCYSNFNDIIHSIIDMDADVITIENSRSDEKLLSVFREGVKYGAGIGPGVYDIHSPRIPSTEEIADRINKMLAVLDTNILWVNPDCGLKTRKYTEVKPALENMVSAAKKIRTQLAK; translated from the exons ATGGCATCTCACATTGTTGGATACCCTCGCATGGGCCCAAAGAGAGAGCTTAAATTTGCTCTTGAATCTTTTTGGGATGGAAAGAGCAGTGCTGAGGATTTGCAGAAGGTGGCAAGCGAACTCAGAGCCTCCATCTGGAAACAGATGGCTGGTGCTGGAATCAAGTACATCCCGAGCAACACCTTCTCGAACTATGATCAGGTGCTGGATACCACTGCTATGCTTGGTGCTGTACCGCCCAGGTACAACTGGACTGGTGGTGAAATTGGATTTGACACCTACTTCTCCATGGCCAGAGGAAATGCCTCTGTTCCTGCCATGGAAATGACCAAGTGGTTTGATACAAACTA CCACTTCATTGTCCCCGAGTTGGGTCCTGATGTGAAATTCAGTTATGCTTCCCACAAGGCAGTGAATGAATATAAGGAAGCTAAAGCG CTTGGTGTCGATACCGTTCCAGTACTTATTGGCCCAGTCTCATACTTGTTGCTATCAAAACCTGCTAAGGGTGTTGAGAAATCTTTCCAGCTTTTGTCCCTTCTAGACAAAATCCTTCCAATCTACAA GGAAGTTGTTACTGAATTGAAGGCAGCTGGAGCTTCTTGGATCCAGTTTGATGAGCCCACCCTAGTTTTGGATCTTGAGGCTCACCAATTGGAATCATTCACTAAAGCATACTCTGAACTAGAGTCTACTCTATCCGGCCTTAACGTTCTTATTGAGACTTACTTCGCTGATGTCCCTGCTGAAGCATTTAAAACACTTACTGCTTTGAAGGGAGTTACTGCCTTTGGTTTTGACTTGGTCCGTGGATCCAAGACTGTTGATTTGATTAAGGGTGGATTTCCTTCAGGAAAGTACTTGTTTGCCGGAGTTGTTGACGGTAGAAACATTTGGGCAAATGATCTTGCTGCATCCTCAAGTCTTCTGGCATCTCTTGAGGGCATTGTAGGGAAAG ACAAGCTTGTTGTTTCTACTTCCTGCTCTCTTCTCCACACTGCTGTTGATCTCATCAATGAGACCAAACTGGATAATGAAATCAAATCATGGCTTGCATTTGCTGCTCAAAAAGTTGTTGAAGTTAATGCTTTGGCAAAGGCTCTGGTTGGTCAGAAGGATGAG GCATTCTTCTCTGCTAATGGTGCTGCTCAAGCTTCAAGAAAATCATCTCCAAGAGTTACAAATGAAGCTGTTCAAAAGGCT GCTGCGGCTTTGAAGGGCTCTGACCACCGCCGGGCTACAAATGTTAGTGCGAGACTTGACGCCCAACAAAAGAAACTTAATCTTCCTGTTCTCCCAACTACCACTATTGGGTCATTTCCTCAGACAGTGGAACTTAGAAGAGTTCGCCGTGAATACAAGGCCAGCAA GATCTCTGAAGATGAATATGTTAAAGCCATCAAAGAAGAAATCAGCAAAGTTGTTAAGCTCCAGGAAGAGCTGGATATTGATGTTCTTGTTCATGGAGAGCCTGAG AGGAATGATATGGTTGAGTATTTCGGAGAGCAGCTCTCTGGATTTGCCTTTACCGCAAATGGATGGGTTCAGTCCTATGGATCTCGCTGTGTGAAGCCCCCCATCATCTATGGTGATGTGAGCAGGCCAAAGGCAATGACTGTTTTCTGGTCCAGTACAGCTCAGGGCATGACCAAGCGCCCAATGAAGGGAATGCTTACCGGCCCAGTTACCATTCTCAACTGGTCTTTTGTTCGAAATGACCAGCCAAG ATCTGAAACTTGCTATCAGATTGCTTTGGCAATTAAGGATGAAGTTGAGGATTTGGAGAAGGCAGGCATCACTGTTATTCAAATTGATGAAGCTGCTTTGAGAGAAGGTTTGCCTCTTAGGAAGGCTGAGCATGCATTCTATTTGAACTGGGCTGTTCACTCATTCAGAATCACTAACTGTGGCATCCAGGATACCACCCAG ATTCACACTCACATGTGCTACTCGAACTTCAATGATATCATCCACTCCATCATTGACATGGATGCCGATGTTATCACAATTGAGAACTCCCGTTCTGATGAGAAGCTTCTCTCAGTTTTCCGTGAGGGTGTGAAGTATGGTGCTGGAATTGGCCCTGGTGTCTATGACATCCACTCTCCCAGAATACCATCCACCGAAGAGATTGCAGATAGAATCAACAAGATGCTTGCAGTTCTTGACACCAACATCTTGTGGGTGAACCCCGACTGTGGTCTGAAGACTCGCAAGTACACCGAGGTGAAGCCAGCCCTCGAAAACATGGTTTCTGCTGCCAAGAAAATCCGCACTCAACTTGCCAAGTGA